One window from the genome of Spirochaetota bacterium encodes:
- the secG gene encoding preprotein translocase subunit SecG, with translation MDILISVITVFFMILAVLLVIIILLQSDKSAGMGILGGSSQSTFGSSTSDVITKVTSIMVGLFMVSSLGLAVLESFKLSSLEKDFTSEESKPAEFKEGIDNNEKSKDQPQNEMQSNGNK, from the coding sequence ATGGATATTTTGATATCAGTAATAACGGTATTCTTTATGATTTTAGCTGTATTATTGGTAATAATAATTCTTCTTCAATCGGATAAGAGTGCAGGAATGGGTATATTAGGTGGTTCAAGCCAATCTACGTTTGGGTCATCTACATCAGATGTTATTACTAAAGTTACATCTATTATGGTTGGCCTCTTTATGGTAAGTTCTCTGGGTTTGGCAGTCCTTGAATCCTTTAAGCTTAGTTCCCTGGAAAAAGATTTTACATCTGAGGAATCCAAACCCGCTGAATTTAAAGAAGGTATAGACAATAATGAAAAGAGTAAAGATCAACCACAAAACGAAATGCAGAGCAATGGTAATAAATAA
- a CDS encoding ATP-dependent 6-phosphofructokinase, protein MMGKPRIGILTAGGDCPGLNAVIRGVVKYAIINYDLEVMGFLDGFRGLVLDDYIELNFETVSNILNSGGTILGSSNRDNPFSFFYDNDQEKPLDVSDKAIETYDKHNLSALICIGGDGTLTMSYSFTKKGLNIVGVPKTIDNDVQGTDQTFGFDSALSTATFSIDKIRTTAESHHRVMVIELMGRTAGWLTLFSGIASGGDVILIPEIPYSIDIVCEYVARRSKEGRRYSIVCIAEGAKQKDSDIVILERRNKRTGVVRLGGIGNVVSNEIEKRTGVESRVTTLGHIQRGGAPTPFDRVLATRYGCRALELVMEKQFGVTVCLNGNQINHFPLDKVADNPRLVSPNSEYIKIAKAVGTCFGEEPFS, encoded by the coding sequence ATGATGGGAAAGCCACGGATCGGAATACTAACAGCCGGAGGGGATTGCCCCGGTCTTAATGCTGTTATTCGAGGGGTTGTGAAATATGCCATAATCAATTATGATTTAGAGGTTATGGGTTTTTTGGATGGCTTCAGGGGGCTTGTTCTAGATGACTATATTGAACTCAACTTTGAGACTGTCTCCAACATCCTTAACTCAGGCGGCACGATTCTTGGAAGTTCCAATAGAGATAATCCCTTTTCATTCTTCTATGATAATGACCAGGAAAAACCCTTAGATGTCTCTGACAAGGCTATTGAGACCTATGATAAACACAATCTATCTGCATTGATATGTATTGGCGGAGATGGAACGCTAACGATGTCATATTCCTTCACCAAGAAGGGGCTTAATATTGTTGGTGTTCCTAAAACCATAGATAATGATGTACAGGGAACTGATCAAACCTTTGGTTTCGACTCTGCTCTATCGACAGCTACCTTTTCAATTGATAAAATTCGCACAACAGCCGAGAGTCATCATCGAGTAATGGTAATCGAGCTTATGGGTAGAACAGCAGGGTGGCTTACCCTATTCTCTGGCATTGCCAGCGGGGGTGATGTAATTCTCATTCCAGAAATACCCTATAGCATAGATATCGTATGTGAATATGTTGCCAGAAGGAGCAAGGAGGGAAGAAGGTATAGCATTGTTTGTATTGCAGAGGGCGCAAAGCAAAAAGATAGTGACATCGTAATCCTAGAGAGGAGAAATAAACGAACCGGAGTGGTGCGACTGGGAGGCATCGGCAATGTTGTATCAAATGAAATTGAGAAGAGAACCGGTGTTGAATCCAGGGTAACAACACTTGGACATATTCAAAGGGGCGGCGCGCCAACCCCATTTGACCGTGTTTTAGCCACTAGATATGGCTGTAGAGCCTTAGAGCTTGTAATGGAAAAGCAATTCGGTGTTACTGTGTGTCTGAATGGCAATCAAATCAATCATTTTCCACTTGATAAGGTAGCTGACAATCCGAGGTTGGTTTCACCGAACTCTGAATATATAAAGATAGCCAAGGCAGTGGGTACTTGTTTTGGAGAAGAACCTTTTTCATAG
- a CDS encoding glycosyltransferase family 2 protein — protein MIFSIVIPNYNRKDDVLRALDSVYNQDHNSFEVIVVDDNSSDDSVISIKRRYPKTRIITLNKNQGPAVARNMGIRDAKGDIIICIDSDVMFQDRDGLHKIDQKFAENTQIACLAFRILKHYNKEDDIDRWWHPMPLDDYYDKEFYSDYFSGTGVAFRKEVFEKAGLFSEDLFMHNEEPDLALRILDNDFNILYYPSVIVYHNVVKNESRVERLGIREYYYHRRNQLWMVVRYYPFIKGLIFIIPRLIITFIIAAKDGKLKSYLKGIFEGFRFIPREFKRRTPLKKKTWIRIKSIKRGMYVP, from the coding sequence ATGATATTTTCAATAGTTATTCCAAATTATAATCGAAAAGATGATGTGTTAAGGGCATTGGATTCCGTCTATAATCAAGATCATAACAGTTTCGAGGTAATTGTAGTAGATGATAATTCAAGCGATGATTCTGTCATATCTATAAAGAGGAGATATCCAAAGACTAGGATCATTACTCTTAATAAAAATCAGGGGCCAGCCGTTGCCAGGAATATGGGCATAAGGGATGCAAAAGGGGATATAATTATCTGCATAGATAGTGATGTAATGTTCCAGGATAGGGATGGTTTACACAAGATAGATCAGAAATTTGCAGAAAATACTCAAATAGCCTGCCTGGCATTTAGAATTCTTAAACACTATAACAAAGAAGATGATATAGATAGATGGTGGCATCCCATGCCATTAGATGATTATTATGATAAAGAATTCTATTCCGATTATTTTAGTGGAACAGGGGTCGCTTTTAGGAAAGAGGTCTTTGAAAAGGCCGGCCTGTTTTCAGAGGATTTATTTATGCATAATGAAGAGCCTGATCTAGCCCTTAGGATTTTAGATAATGATTTCAATATTCTCTATTATCCCTCGGTAATAGTCTATCATAATGTAGTGAAGAATGAGTCAAGGGTTGAACGTTTAGGTATAAGAGAATACTATTATCATCGAAGAAATCAATTATGGATGGTAGTTAGGTATTATCCCTTTATCAAGGGCCTGATCTTTATAATCCCCAGGTTGATTATCACATTTATAATCGCTGCCAAAGATGGGAAACTCAAGAGTTATCTAAAGGGTATTTTTGAAGGGTTCAGATTTATTCCAAGGGAATTTAAGAGGAGGACACCCCTGAAAAAGAAGACATGGATAAGGATCAAATCAATCAAAAGGGGGATGTATGTTCCATAA
- a CDS encoding OmpH family outer membrane protein has translation MNDSIYNLILKPFERSDSNPYVLYKTDCIPSRLWQTNFLLAFCTKVILAIMTILIYSCGTTIENVQYEGCSKIRCVNINIIFDYMVNNNPEAKALRDRINQYHESINELNIDLDKIKNEEKKKLIIDKREKINLQLNKIKGDEDYYKGIILNEIDRAIINIAKKRRIDFIINIGEGAIFSKKEYDLTEDVIREIVRFKKRNAPVSR, from the coding sequence ATGAATGACAGCATATACAATCTCATATTGAAACCATTTGAACGCTCTGATTCTAATCCATATGTGTTATACAAGACAGATTGTATACCTTCTCGCTTATGGCAAACAAACTTTCTCCTCGCCTTTTGCACTAAAGTCATATTGGCAATAATGACGATCCTTATATATAGTTGTGGCACAACCATAGAGAATGTGCAGTATGAGGGATGCTCGAAGATTAGATGTGTTAACATTAATATAATTTTTGATTATATGGTAAATAATAATCCAGAAGCAAAAGCCTTAAGGGATCGCATAAATCAATATCATGAGTCTATTAATGAACTCAACATCGATCTTGATAAAATTAAAAATGAGGAAAAGAAAAAGCTCATTATAGATAAGAGAGAGAAGATCAATCTACAATTGAATAAGATCAAGGGGGATGAGGATTACTACAAGGGGATAATACTCAATGAAATAGATAGAGCGATTATAAACATAGCTAAAAAGAGAAGGATCGATTTTATTATTAATATAGGTGAGGGAGCAATCTTTTCAAAAAAGGAATATGATTTAACTGAGGATGTGATTAGAGAGATTGTAAGGTTTAAGAAGAGAAATGCTCCTGTGTCAAGATAG
- the bamA gene encoding outer membrane protein assembly factor BamA — protein MRSILILTLSILAVLTFNGGFSLPSKYEGMIVRKLEFVGLENIDIDDLLDVMITEEGFPLKASEIREDIKAVFREGKLQNVLVEVKEHLDGVRVRFICKERPIIKEIKFKGTEELSEVELTEIISIKDGDVLRINIIEKNIKLIKKKYEDDGFFNVVVKYEIKRDKEDENIVTLIFIVDEGEEIKVAKISILGARKISADKLTDAMETKEDGWFRDGTFKKGIYEEDKSKIIAYYRENGYLDADIIEDKVDYEWENPEEREKRVIFITIKVIEGDQYYFDGYTLSGNEVFASRVFEDRFEQRSKGSIFNDTKFQKDRQLISFTYASKGYIFARVIPTRIIQEREVDIDGEKKIQKFLKIDIKIEEGKQAYIENIIIKGNKKTKDKVIRRELIIKEGELFNSNKVQLSREKVFNLGFFKQVNFDIRPGSREGLMNLIIDVEEQPTGTISLGGGYGTSTGFSIFTDVGENNLLGNGQRVGVRFEYGPRKSSITLSFREPWLLDFPVGFTASIFYELYRVTDVQSMFVNSDDTAEYQKQAFGYSLGLSYRFWYYYGVGSIWSHSFKSYLDPSGNSPDYIFFDVAKGLQEKRTLTLYSYRDSKDNYMNPTRGSRVEFSVSFTGGYILRGEDHYIKYNPEFYHYYSPFHLPFLRSHPCVIELRTNATFIRPPFNRGKLQKIQPRDENEWLDSSDRLFLGGVETLRGYGIDDIDLPYSWQEGLFNRILYGIEFRIPIHPQMLWIALFFDAGSLWTESFWEENMSEKYQEIIRNDKEIDPTDPNDEVLLYDIKDFHKADLMSYFKYSWGFGFKIQIPMMPLRFWFGRKLKWVGRDDGFFKEISGFDFQFGIGDMRF, from the coding sequence ATGAGAAGTATTTTAATACTGACTTTATCCATCTTGGCTGTATTAACGTTTAATGGAGGATTTTCATTACCTTCAAAGTATGAGGGGATGATTGTCCGTAAACTCGAATTTGTTGGCCTCGAAAACATAGATATTGATGATTTACTTGACGTAATGATTACTGAAGAGGGGTTTCCACTCAAGGCCTCAGAAATAAGGGAGGATATTAAGGCTGTTTTTCGAGAGGGGAAATTACAGAATGTATTGGTAGAGGTAAAAGAGCATCTTGATGGAGTTCGAGTGAGATTTATATGTAAAGAGCGACCAATTATTAAGGAAATCAAGTTCAAGGGCACAGAGGAGCTTAGCGAGGTTGAGTTAACAGAGATAATCTCTATTAAAGACGGAGATGTTTTAAGAATTAATATTATAGAAAAAAACATAAAGCTAATCAAAAAGAAGTATGAAGATGATGGATTCTTTAATGTTGTTGTAAAGTATGAGATTAAAAGAGATAAAGAGGATGAAAATATTGTAACTCTTATATTTATTGTAGATGAGGGTGAGGAGATTAAGGTTGCAAAGATTTCGATACTTGGTGCAAGAAAGATATCAGCTGACAAGCTTACTGATGCTATGGAGACTAAAGAGGATGGGTGGTTTAGGGATGGCACATTCAAAAAGGGGATTTATGAGGAGGACAAGAGTAAGATAATTGCATATTACAGGGAAAACGGTTACCTCGATGCTGATATAATAGAAGATAAGGTAGATTATGAATGGGAGAATCCTGAAGAAAGAGAGAAAAGGGTTATCTTTATTACTATCAAGGTTATCGAGGGGGATCAATATTATTTTGATGGATATACATTAAGCGGGAATGAGGTTTTCGCTAGCAGGGTGTTTGAGGATAGATTTGAACAGCGGAGTAAAGGATCAATATTTAATGATACAAAATTCCAGAAAGATAGACAATTGATAAGCTTTACCTATGCCTCTAAGGGATACATTTTTGCTAGAGTAATCCCAACCAGGATCATACAAGAGAGAGAGGTGGATATTGATGGAGAGAAGAAAATTCAGAAATTTCTAAAGATTGACATCAAGATTGAGGAGGGAAAACAAGCTTATATAGAAAATATCATCATTAAGGGAAATAAAAAGACCAAGGACAAGGTAATAAGAAGAGAATTAATAATAAAAGAGGGGGAACTCTTTAACTCAAATAAGGTTCAGCTTTCAAGGGAAAAGGTGTTTAACCTGGGATTTTTTAAACAGGTCAATTTTGATATCAGGCCTGGCAGTAGAGAAGGTTTAATGAATCTAATAATTGATGTGGAAGAACAACCGACTGGGACGATCTCACTGGGTGGCGGTTATGGCACTAGCACTGGATTTTCCATCTTTACTGATGTGGGCGAGAACAATCTTCTGGGAAATGGACAAAGGGTTGGAGTTAGATTTGAGTATGGACCGAGGAAGAGTTCCATAACCCTCAGTTTTAGAGAACCCTGGTTATTGGATTTTCCAGTAGGCTTTACAGCCTCAATTTTTTATGAATTGTATAGAGTAACTGATGTGCAATCCATGTTTGTCAATTCCGATGATACAGCTGAGTATCAGAAACAGGCCTTTGGGTATTCTCTTGGGCTAAGCTACAGATTCTGGTATTATTATGGTGTTGGTTCTATATGGAGTCATTCCTTTAAGAGTTACCTCGATCCATCAGGGAATAGTCCGGATTATATCTTTTTTGATGTGGCCAAGGGATTACAGGAGAAGAGAACCCTCACTCTATATTCCTACCGCGACTCAAAAGATAATTATATGAATCCCACCAGGGGATCGAGGGTAGAATTCTCAGTTTCATTTACTGGCGGTTATATTCTAAGAGGTGAAGATCATTATATAAAATATAATCCTGAATTCTATCATTACTACTCCCCTTTTCATCTGCCCTTTTTGAGATCGCATCCCTGTGTAATAGAACTTAGAACAAACGCAACCTTTATCCGTCCACCCTTCAACAGGGGAAAGCTTCAGAAGATTCAACCCAGGGATGAAAATGAATGGTTGGATTCCTCTGATAGACTCTTCTTAGGAGGGGTTGAGACATTAAGGGGATATGGTATAGATGATATTGATCTGCCATATTCATGGCAGGAGGGGCTCTTTAACAGAATACTCTATGGGATTGAATTTAGAATACCGATTCATCCTCAGATGTTATGGATTGCACTTTTCTTTGACGCAGGTTCACTCTGGACTGAAAGTTTTTGGGAGGAGAATATGAGTGAGAAATATCAGGAGATAATAAGGAATGACAAAGAGATAGATCCAACTGATCCAAATGATGAAGTATTGCTCTATGATATCAAAGATTTTCACAAGGCTGATCTGATGTCTTATTTTAAATATTCCTGGGGATTCGGTTTCAAGATCCAGATCCCAATGATGCCACTCAGGTTCTGGTTTGGGAGGAAGTTGAAATGGGTTGGAAGGGATGACGGCTTTTTTAAAGAGATTAGCGGATTCGACTTTCAGTTTGGGATTGGCGATATGCGGTTTTAG
- the tnpA gene encoding IS200/IS605 family transposase encodes MCGIKSQIITILSIHIFVSVPPHLSVSKLVQSIKGKTTRKMLMEYKRRNREFRERHMWACGYFVASFVTITDKVTIEYIELHGKEPTVDDFTANV; translated from the coding sequence ATTTGCGGCATAAAATCACAGATTATCACCATCTTAAGTATACATATTTTTGTATCAGTTCCCCCTCATCTATCAGTAAGCAAGTTAGTTCAAAGCATTAAGGGGAAGACGACTCGTAAGATGTTGATGGAATATAAGAGACGGAATAGGGAATTTAGGGAACGCCATATGTGGGCTTGTGGATATTTTGTAGCGAGCTTTGTGACTATAACAGATAAAGTAACAATAGAGTATATAGAACTGCATGGCAAAGAGCCCACAGTCGACGATTTTACGGCTAATGTATAG
- the gap gene encoding type I glyceraldehyde-3-phosphate dehydrogenase: MSISIGINGFGRIGRNVLRAITQDQNKYGDIKVASINDLTDAATLAHLLKYDSIFGIFKGDIIHTDQSIIVNGNEIKVHSEKDPNKLPWKSEGVDVVVEATGIFRSKDKAMAHINAGAKKVIITAPAKDEDITIVLGVNEDKYNPKEHHIISNASCTTNCLAPIVKVINDSFGVEKGLMTTVHSYTNDQRLLDLPHSDFRRARAASLSMIPTTTGAAKAVTLVIPELKGKLDGLAIRVPTPNVSIVDFVCTVNASISKDDVISALKEAAKNHMKGILDVCEEELVSVDFTGNSFSSIVDAPASSIIDKNMIKILSWYDNEWGYSNRVVDLVKYIMK; the protein is encoded by the coding sequence ATGAGCATATCCATTGGAATTAACGGATTTGGACGAATAGGTCGCAATGTTTTACGTGCTATCACACAGGATCAAAATAAGTATGGAGACATAAAAGTAGCAAGCATAAATGACCTTACTGATGCTGCTACCTTGGCACATCTATTGAAGTATGATTCAATTTTTGGCATTTTCAAGGGTGACATTATTCATACTGATCAATCCATCATTGTTAATGGTAATGAGATCAAGGTTCATTCTGAAAAGGATCCCAATAAGCTTCCATGGAAGTCAGAAGGGGTTGATGTTGTAGTTGAAGCTACCGGCATATTCAGAAGCAAGGACAAAGCCATGGCTCACATCAATGCAGGGGCAAAGAAGGTCATTATTACCGCGCCTGCCAAGGATGAGGATATTACGATTGTGCTTGGTGTTAATGAGGATAAATACAATCCGAAAGAACATCATATCATTTCCAATGCATCCTGTACCACTAACTGTCTTGCTCCAATTGTAAAGGTTATAAATGATTCCTTTGGAGTGGAAAAGGGTTTAATGACAACAGTACATTCCTATACAAATGATCAAAGACTACTTGACCTGCCTCATTCTGATTTCAGGAGAGCCAGAGCTGCTTCACTATCCATGATACCAACAACAACAGGAGCAGCGAAGGCTGTTACACTGGTTATCCCTGAATTGAAGGGAAAGCTCGATGGCCTTGCGATTCGAGTTCCCACTCCAAATGTATCTATAGTAGATTTCGTTTGCACAGTAAATGCTTCCATATCCAAGGACGATGTTATTTCAGCCCTTAAGGAAGCTGCAAAAAATCATATGAAGGGCATTCTGGATGTTTGTGAGGAGGAATTGGTATCAGTAGATTTTACAGGCAACTCCTTTTCATCAATTGTTGACGCCCCGGCTTCTTCAATTATTGATAAAAATATGATAAAGATCCTGAGTTGGTATGATAACGAATGGGGGTATTCCAACAGGGTAGTTGATTTAGTAAAATATATTATGAAATAG
- a CDS encoding biopolymer transporter ExbD has translation MTQRFSSRFQHKAQIDITSLIDLVFLLVAFFMVTSSLGKVSSIIVHLPKAVQTGEQKQSNIIISITERNEVFINDVKYDINSLLDEIKRIQGNVKDKTVIIRGDRKANYETIVKVMDYLNQAGIPKFTLSTVK, from the coding sequence ATGACCCAAAGATTTAGCAGCCGGTTTCAACATAAAGCTCAGATTGATATTACATCCCTAATAGATCTAGTATTTTTACTGGTGGCTTTCTTTATGGTGACCTCTAGTCTTGGAAAGGTATCCTCAATCATCGTCCACCTCCCGAAAGCGGTACAGACAGGAGAACAAAAACAGAGTAATATTATAATTTCGATAACCGAAAGGAATGAGGTATTTATAAATGATGTAAAATATGATATAAACTCCCTTTTAGATGAAATAAAAAGGATACAGGGTAACGTTAAAGATAAAACTGTGATAATACGAGGAGATAGGAAGGCTAATTACGAAACAATTGTAAAGGTAATGGACTATTTAAATCAGGCAGGAATACCCAAATTTACACTATCCACTGTCAAATAA
- the tpiA gene encoding triose-phosphate isomerase, with protein sequence MGRRMIFAGNWKMNKCFQEAIELTNDIISGLDDIGEREVIIFPPSIYVKEIIDKCKNTIVEVGVQNIYYKKEGAFTGEISPMMVKDVGAKYVLIGHSERRHVFGETNDDVERKVKAAFEYNLNPILCVGELLEDREKGLSDDVVKKQVQEALKDISEENIQNLIIAYEPVWAIGTGKVATPEIAESMHHFIRKTLMNLYNDKLAQEIPILYGGSVSPDNIKGLYSMNEIDGVLVGGASLKSKSFLDIIHVDR encoded by the coding sequence TTGGGAAGAAGAATGATATTCGCAGGGAATTGGAAGATGAATAAATGCTTCCAAGAGGCCATAGAGCTGACAAATGACATTATTAGCGGTTTAGATGATATTGGGGAAAGGGAAGTGATAATCTTCCCGCCCTCTATATACGTGAAGGAAATCATTGATAAATGCAAGAACACAATAGTAGAGGTTGGTGTTCAGAATATTTATTATAAGAAAGAAGGCGCTTTTACAGGTGAGATATCACCGATGATGGTAAAGGACGTTGGCGCAAAATATGTTTTAATCGGCCATTCGGAGAGAAGGCATGTCTTTGGGGAGACTAATGATGATGTTGAGAGAAAGGTTAAGGCAGCCTTTGAATATAATCTAAATCCTATACTATGTGTGGGTGAACTCCTTGAGGATAGGGAAAAGGGATTGTCTGATGATGTTGTAAAAAAACAGGTACAGGAGGCACTGAAGGATATCAGTGAGGAAAACATACAAAACCTGATTATTGCCTATGAACCAGTTTGGGCCATTGGTACAGGGAAGGTCGCTACACCGGAGATTGCTGAATCCATGCATCATTTTATAAGAAAAACGCTTATGAATCTTTATAATGATAAATTAGCCCAAGAGATACCAATTCTATATGGCGGCTCAGTTAGTCCAGACAATATTAAGGGCCTGTATTCAATGAATGAAATCGATGGGGTTTTGGTTGGCGGAGCTAGTTTAAAGTCAAAATCTTTTCTTGACATAATTCATGTAGATAGATAG
- a CDS encoding MotA/TolQ/ExbB proton channel family protein — protein sequence MKSDVIISLFDSIPLWVMILPIILCSIVSLAIIIERVIFYKRIKHDYRLIVRNILTLTSSGKIEEAKAFCFNYRGPIITMIRNVLETSSKKDDTERIILEYSGGVIRVLERNVGVLSTIATISPMLGLLGTVTGMMKSFSGLSRVGPVAHDLLAYGISEALITTAFGLLVAIPSLIFYNYMVDKIGYYITELEFVAKSLEPRSSLYSQ from the coding sequence ATGAAAAGCGATGTTATTATCTCCCTTTTCGATTCCATCCCATTATGGGTCATGATCCTCCCTATAATATTATGCTCAATCGTTAGTCTGGCAATTATCATTGAAAGAGTCATATTCTATAAAAGAATTAAGCATGATTACAGGCTAATTGTCCGGAATATCTTAACTCTTACAAGCTCAGGCAAGATTGAAGAAGCAAAGGCCTTCTGCTTTAATTATAGAGGCCCAATTATCACAATGATTCGAAATGTGCTTGAAACCTCCTCTAAGAAAGATGATACTGAAAGAATAATTTTGGAATATTCAGGAGGTGTGATTAGGGTACTTGAAAGAAATGTTGGAGTCCTTTCAACAATTGCAACCATATCACCGATGTTAGGATTATTGGGGACTGTTACAGGAATGATGAAGTCCTTTAGCGGGCTTTCACGGGTTGGTCCTGTAGCTCACGATCTTCTAGCATATGGCATATCCGAGGCTTTAATAACTACCGCCTTTGGATTGCTTGTGGCAATCCCTTCTTTAATCTTTTACAATTATATGGTAGATAAAATTGGATATTATATTACTGAATTAGAGTTTGTCGCTAAAAGCTTAGAACCCAGATCATCTCTTTATTCACAATGA
- a CDS encoding ferredoxin, whose product MAKEVYVDESECTGCELCVDTLPDVFEMKGDVSVVHNPNGASEEQIQEVIDDCPSECIKWKE is encoded by the coding sequence ATGGCTAAAGAAGTTTACGTTGATGAGAGTGAATGTACAGGTTGTGAACTCTGTGTGGATACCCTTCCCGATGTTTTCGAGATGAAGGGAGATGTCAGCGTTGTTCATAATCCTAATGGAGCAAGTGAAGAGCAGATTCAAGAGGTTATTGATGATTGTCCCTCTGAGTGCATTAAATGGAAAGAGTAG